The following are encoded together in the Pleurocapsa sp. FMAR1 genome:
- a CDS encoding cytidine deaminase has translation MNKSSLSESEQQLLEVATQALTKAYAPYSQFRVGAALLTTTGKIYAGCNIENVSYGLGVCAERNAIANAMIAEGGYTIEIKAIAVTNSQNVPCSPCGACRQVIWEFGKQTQIIFLGSQGWQNLTIKELLPEGFTEFAL, from the coding sequence ATGAACAAATCTTCTTTAAGTGAATCAGAACAACAGTTGCTCGAAGTGGCGACTCAAGCACTAACTAAAGCCTATGCGCCTTATTCGCAGTTTCGAGTTGGGGCAGCACTCCTAACAACTACGGGCAAAATATATGCTGGTTGCAATATAGAAAACGTTTCCTATGGATTGGGCGTGTGTGCCGAAAGAAATGCGATCGCTAATGCCATGATCGCCGAAGGAGGCTATACAATCGAGATAAAAGCGATCGCCGTAACTAATAGTCAAAATGTACCCTGCTCTCCTTGTGGAGCTTGTCGCCAAGTAATCTGGGAGTTTGGAAAACAGACTCAGATTATTTTCCTAGGAAGCCAGGGTTGGCAAAATTTAACTATTAAAGAATTGCTTCCAGAAGGATTTACTGAATTTGCTTTATAA
- a CDS encoding 3-deoxy-7-phosphoheptulonate synthase — translation MNITSDLHVIETRPLLSPAFVKSELPLQPKAAKLVTQTRNSIRNILEGKDQRILVVVGPCSIHDVAAAKEYGEKLVKLRSQLQDRLEIVMRVYFEKPRTTVGWKGLINDPDLNNSYDINTGLRAARKLLIDLADIGLPAATELLDPITPQYIADLICWTAIGARTTESQIHRQMASGLSMPVGYKNGTDGSFTAAINAMLTARISHHFLGINQDGLASIVKTTGNPDGHLVLRGGAKKPNYEASDIEAACNALKQKAMNSRLMIDCSHGNSSKDFTKQVTVLDNIVQQIKTSSLQVVGVMIESHLVEGSQSISKDRSSLVHGQSITDACVNWETTQTMLHSLAAAVADGRPDVKQNLASAVGK, via the coding sequence ATGAATATTACCAGCGATCTACACGTTATTGAAACCAGACCTTTGTTAAGCCCAGCTTTCGTTAAAAGCGAATTACCTTTACAACCAAAAGCTGCCAAGCTAGTAACCCAAACCCGAAACAGTATTCGTAATATATTGGAAGGCAAAGACCAAAGAATTTTAGTTGTAGTCGGCCCTTGTTCTATTCATGATGTTGCAGCAGCCAAAGAATATGGCGAGAAGTTGGTCAAATTGCGATCGCAACTCCAAGATCGGCTAGAAATTGTAATGCGAGTTTATTTTGAAAAACCTCGCACTACCGTAGGCTGGAAAGGATTAATTAACGACCCTGATTTAAATAACAGCTACGATATTAATACAGGTTTACGAGCCGCCAGAAAACTATTAATCGATTTAGCAGATATAGGTTTACCTGCTGCTACAGAGCTATTAGATCCGATTACGCCTCAGTATATTGCTGACTTAATTTGCTGGACGGCTATTGGTGCGAGAACTACCGAAAGTCAAATTCATCGTCAAATGGCTTCTGGCTTATCAATGCCCGTCGGCTATAAAAACGGTACAGACGGCAGCTTTACCGCTGCCATTAACGCCATGCTCACTGCCAGAATATCTCACCATTTTTTAGGCATCAACCAAGATGGTCTAGCTAGTATAGTCAAAACCACAGGTAACCCCGATGGACACCTAGTCTTAAGAGGTGGTGCCAAAAAACCCAACTATGAAGCCAGCGATATTGAGGCAGCCTGTAATGCTTTAAAACAGAAAGCAATGAATTCGCGTTTGATGATTGACTGTAGTCATGGCAACAGCAGCAAAGATTTTACCAAACAGGTTACGGTTTTGGATAATATTGTTCAACAAATTAAAACTAGCTCACTTCAAGTTGTGGGGGTCATGATTGAAAGCCATCTAGTAGAAGGTAGTCAGTCCATATCTAAAGATCGCTCATCTCTAGTTCATGGTCAGAGCATTACTGATGCCTGCGTCAACTGGGAAACAACCCAAACCATGCTTCATTCTCTGGCTGCTGCGGTTGCTGATGGTAGACCAGATGTTAAACAAAACCTTGCTTCTGCTGTAGGGAAATAA
- a CDS encoding NAD-dependent epimerase/dehydratase family protein: MGIHIVTGVAGFIGSHLAEALLQKGSEVIGIDQFNDYYDCQLKQDNIVNLRQNSRFKLIRANIQELDWQQLLKQVDVVYHQAAQAGVRASWGEGFGQYTARNINATQVILEAAKQAKSLKRFVYASSSSIYGDAATMPTPETLCPQPVSPYGITKLAGERLCWLYQKNFGVPVTSLRYFTVYGPRQRPDMAFHKFFKAAINDRTISIYGDGQQTRDYTYVSDIVAANLAAGEMPEAIGEVFNIGGGSRVTLIELLTMMEQVIGQPIRKKYIEQAAGDARHTSADITKAKEILVYQPQVSLMAGLTQEWQWIQSLYQPSDLKSERLASTNN, translated from the coding sequence ATGGGCATTCATATTGTTACTGGTGTTGCAGGATTTATTGGTTCTCACTTAGCCGAAGCTTTATTGCAAAAAGGTTCAGAAGTGATTGGCATCGATCAGTTTAATGATTACTATGATTGCCAGCTAAAACAGGACAATATAGTTAATCTTAGACAAAATTCTCGTTTTAAGCTAATTAGAGCTAATATTCAAGAGTTAGATTGGCAGCAGCTTTTAAAGCAAGTAGACGTAGTTTACCATCAGGCAGCCCAAGCAGGAGTTAGAGCTAGTTGGGGAGAGGGATTTGGGCAATATACAGCCAGAAACATTAACGCCACTCAGGTAATTTTAGAAGCAGCTAAACAAGCAAAATCATTAAAGAGATTTGTTTATGCTTCTAGCTCGTCAATTTATGGCGATGCAGCAACTATGCCTACTCCTGAGACTCTCTGTCCTCAACCAGTATCTCCCTATGGCATTACCAAGCTAGCAGGAGAACGTCTATGTTGGCTCTATCAAAAGAACTTTGGTGTCCCTGTTACTTCTTTGCGTTACTTTACTGTATACGGACCTCGGCAGCGTCCTGATATGGCTTTTCACAAGTTTTTTAAAGCAGCAATCAACGATCGGACTATTTCTATTTATGGTGATGGACAACAAACCAGAGACTATACCTATGTAAGTGATATTGTGGCAGCTAATCTGGCTGCGGGAGAAATGCCAGAAGCTATAGGGGAAGTGTTTAATATTGGTGGCGGTAGCCGAGTGACTTTGATTGAGCTACTAACTATGATGGAACAAGTTATAGGACAGCCAATTCGTAAAAAATATATTGAGCAAGCAGCAGGGGATGCCCGCCATACCAGTGCTGACATTACCAAAGCTAAAGAAATATTGGTTTACCAGCCTCAAGTTTCGTTGATGGCAGGTTTAACCCAAGAATGGCAATGGATTCAATCTCTGTACCAACCTTCAGATCTCAAATCAGAAAGACTTGCGTCTACAAATAATTAA
- a CDS encoding polysaccharide deacetylase family protein, with product MLEIVHHNRYNFSPIVDRPDFSWQDGKRLAVYIGVNVEWFAFNEECGATLASPNPTPDVLNYAWRDYGNRVGIWRMLDLFDELELPVVALLNAALCDRAPQIVRAFRLRGDEIVAHGLTNSTQPGQLSRSDEQAMIEKVKELLTEATGTAPKGYLAPLISESVHTPDILDEAGYEYLLDWAHDEQPVWFDTEAKKGTGRILSVPYPQELNDVPHIMGRHREASEFAEMIVSAFDLHQRECATRPVVMGIALHPYLMGQAHRFAHLERALRYIKDRAGAETWFTTTGAINSHFRNL from the coding sequence ATGCTAGAGATAGTCCACCATAATCGCTACAATTTCTCGCCAATCGTCGATCGCCCAGACTTTTCTTGGCAAGATGGTAAGCGGCTTGCAGTCTATATTGGCGTTAACGTTGAATGGTTTGCTTTCAACGAGGAGTGTGGTGCGACGCTCGCCTCCCCTAACCCAACTCCAGATGTGCTGAACTATGCTTGGCGCGACTACGGTAACAGGGTTGGCATCTGGCGTATGCTCGATCTATTCGATGAACTCGAACTACCTGTAGTAGCATTGCTGAACGCTGCGCTCTGCGATCGCGCTCCCCAAATTGTTCGGGCTTTTCGATTACGGGGGGATGAGATTGTGGCTCACGGTCTCACAAACTCGACTCAGCCAGGGCAACTCAGCCGTTCGGACGAGCAGGCAATGATTGAGAAAGTGAAAGAGCTTTTGACCGAGGCGACTGGTACAGCACCGAAGGGCTACCTTGCACCACTTATTTCCGAGTCCGTTCATACCCCAGATATTTTAGACGAAGCTGGTTATGAGTACCTTTTGGATTGGGCGCACGACGAGCAGCCAGTTTGGTTCGACACGGAAGCAAAGAAAGGAACAGGGCGTATTCTCTCAGTTCCTTATCCGCAGGAATTAAACGACGTACCACATATTATGGGTCGCCATCGCGAAGCCTCCGAATTTGCCGAGATGATTGTGTCTGCATTCGATTTGCATCAGCGAGAATGCGCCACTCGCCCAGTCGTTATGGGAATTGCGCTGCATCCTTATCTGATGGGACAAGCACATCGGTTCGCTCATTTAGAACGCGCTCTACGTTACATAAAAGATCGGGCGGGTGCCGAGACATGGTTTACAACAACTGGAGCTATCAACTCCCACTTTCGCAATCTCTAA
- a CDS encoding plasmid replication protein, CyRepA1 family: MDHLREWKASGVDEELTRLNVVNLEGESPGEYLLYSNSIPRRNDGRINARFLQRYAHLDAGGWWCSGIDILSGEEDIWGCFKPDRPRQDADKIIKYEHPPKTATGLFALKVPLSLWQKIADRAQVKITLQDIAQNSADLGFWQWLKNNPQVPLCITEGAKKAGALLSAGYSAIALPGINNGYRTPKDADGKRIAKSHLIPQLTTLATPGRQIYIVFDRDSKPKTVQAVNAAIRKTGYLLQQAGCQVKVVTWNSQLGKGVDDLIINHGQTHFAQAFDEAVDLETWKAKSWTNLTHPTDVELNSRYLPELNIPPRTKLVGIKSPKGTGKTRFIEKIVAQAIARGQKVLVIGHRVQLVKELCSRFGLNYVTDKDCPEQTALGYGLCIDSLHGSSQAKFNPAHWSNSLVIIDEVEQVLWHGLNSNTCKDRRVEILKSFKTLMQNVLGDRGQVYIADADLSNIALDYLIALSGMEIKPYIVHNIWQHDDQTSWQVYNYEGKSPKKLVGNLETHIQQGGKPFICLSAQKLTSKWSTQTLEAYLKQKFPAKKILRIDSESLADFSHVAYGCISQLEKVLWQYDILVASPSIETGISIELKNHFTSVWAIAQGIQAENAVRQTLSRLRQNVPRHLWCANYSFNKIGNGSTSIPALLSSSQRFTQLNIRLLQQSDFAYLDDLDTGFQAESLLCWAKMAVRFNASASNYGNSILAGLKAEGHQIIDAATVKFEELESQGESQADNSLVAAITEISTQNYLAECKAIACSTDLNTHQYLALKKRLIKSLSDRRQLKKHELHQRYNLPITPELVSLNDQGWYEKIRLHYFLTVGRPYLADRDTQVARKLIEQGNGSLFLPDFNNSQLGAIVGTLELMGIPVLLQDTNRELRNTDADLQSLSAIAHNNRSEIKTILNIGIAKNFTPVTIVSRLLAKIGCKLKCMCYESINKKRVRVYQILSPTDRREQVFSHWLNVDRQRPGNSLFWSAEQTLNLSRSKVAEAKHNYLQLSLDI; this comes from the coding sequence ATGGATCATTTACGGGAATGGAAAGCAAGTGGCGTAGACGAAGAGTTAACCCGCTTAAACGTAGTTAACCTTGAGGGAGAGTCCCCTGGGGAATATTTACTATACTCAAATTCTATCCCTAGAAGAAATGACGGCAGAATTAATGCAAGATTTCTTCAACGTTATGCTCATCTTGATGCTGGAGGATGGTGGTGTTCTGGCATAGATATTTTGAGCGGTGAAGAAGATATCTGGGGTTGTTTTAAGCCCGATCGCCCTCGCCAAGATGCTGATAAGATTATCAAGTATGAGCATCCCCCTAAAACCGCCACAGGTTTATTTGCGCTTAAAGTTCCTCTTAGTTTGTGGCAAAAAATTGCCGATCGCGCTCAAGTCAAAATTACTCTTCAGGATATTGCTCAAAACAGTGCTGACTTGGGATTTTGGCAGTGGTTAAAAAATAATCCCCAAGTTCCCCTTTGTATTACTGAAGGGGCAAAAAAAGCAGGAGCGTTATTGTCTGCTGGCTATAGTGCGATCGCTTTACCTGGCATTAATAATGGCTATCGGACTCCTAAAGATGCTGATGGTAAACGGATCGCTAAATCTCATTTGATTCCTCAGTTAACTACCCTGGCTACCCCTGGACGACAAATATACATTGTCTTTGATCGAGATTCTAAACCAAAAACAGTTCAGGCAGTCAATGCAGCAATCAGAAAAACGGGCTATTTGTTACAGCAAGCTGGTTGTCAAGTCAAAGTTGTTACCTGGAATAGTCAGCTAGGCAAAGGTGTAGACGATTTAATTATCAATCATGGTCAGACACATTTTGCACAGGCTTTTGATGAGGCGGTAGATCTAGAAACCTGGAAAGCAAAATCTTGGACAAATTTAACTCATCCTACGGATGTTGAGCTAAATAGCCGTTATTTGCCAGAGTTAAATATACCACCCAGAACCAAGTTAGTCGGTATTAAATCACCCAAAGGCACTGGTAAAACCAGATTTATTGAGAAAATTGTCGCCCAAGCGATCGCTCGTGGGCAGAAAGTTTTAGTCATTGGGCATCGAGTGCAGTTAGTCAAAGAATTATGTAGCAGGTTTGGACTTAATTACGTCACCGACAAAGACTGTCCTGAGCAGACAGCTTTAGGTTATGGTCTTTGTATTGATTCTCTCCATGGCTCTTCTCAAGCAAAATTTAACCCCGCTCACTGGTCAAATAGCCTAGTAATTATTGATGAAGTAGAGCAGGTATTATGGCATGGTTTAAATTCAAATACCTGTAAAGACAGACGGGTTGAGATTTTAAAGTCATTTAAAACTCTGATGCAGAATGTTTTAGGCGATCGCGGACAGGTATACATAGCGGATGCGGACTTGAGCAATATTGCCTTAGATTATTTGATTGCTTTATCAGGAATGGAAATTAAACCCTATATTGTCCATAATATTTGGCAACATGACGACCAAACCTCATGGCAGGTATATAACTATGAGGGGAAAAGTCCAAAAAAACTAGTCGGTAATCTAGAAACCCACATCCAACAAGGAGGCAAACCATTTATTTGTCTCTCGGCACAAAAGCTGACTAGTAAATGGAGTACTCAAACCCTAGAAGCTTATTTAAAACAGAAGTTTCCTGCTAAAAAAATTCTGCGTATAGATTCCGAGTCCCTTGCCGATTTTAGCCACGTTGCTTATGGCTGTATCTCTCAGCTAGAAAAAGTTTTATGGCAGTACGATATTCTGGTGGCTAGTCCTTCAATTGAAACGGGCATATCCATTGAACTAAAAAATCACTTTACCTCTGTTTGGGCGATCGCTCAAGGCATCCAGGCAGAAAACGCCGTCCGTCAGACTCTATCTCGCTTACGGCAAAATGTCCCCCGACATCTATGGTGCGCCAACTATAGTTTTAATAAAATCGGTAACGGTTCAACTTCCATTCCTGCTTTACTTAGCTCTAGTCAGCGTTTTACCCAGCTAAATATCCGCCTGTTACAGCAGTCGGACTTTGCCTATCTCGATGATTTAGACACAGGTTTTCAAGCAGAATCTCTGCTGTGTTGGGCAAAAATGGCGGTACGCTTTAATGCAAGCGCAAGCAATTATGGTAACTCTATTTTGGCGGGGTTAAAAGCCGAAGGACATCAAATAATAGATGCAGCCACGGTTAAATTTGAAGAGTTAGAAAGCCAAGGAGAATCTCAAGCCGATAATAGTTTAGTCGCAGCGATCACCGAAATCAGCACCCAAAACTATTTAGCAGAATGTAAGGCGATCGCCTGTTCTACCGATCTTAATACTCATCAGTATTTGGCTCTCAAAAAACGCTTAATTAAGTCCTTAAGCGATCGCCGTCAACTTAAAAAACATGAGCTACACCAACGCTACAATTTACCGATCACCCCAGAGTTGGTATCTTTAAATGATCAAGGATGGTATGAAAAAATTAGGCTGCATTACTTTCTAACAGTTGGTCGTCCTTACCTAGCAGATCGGGATACTCAGGTTGCCCGTAAGCTAATTGAACAGGGAAACGGTAGTTTATTCTTACCTGATTTCAATAACTCTCAGCTTGGAGCGATTGTTGGCACTTTAGAGCTAATGGGAATTCCCGTTTTATTACAAGATACCAATCGAGAATTACGCAATACCGATGCTGACTTACAGTCCCTCAGTGCGATCGCTCATAATAATCGTTCAGAAATCAAAACAATCCTCAACATTGGCATCGCTAAAAATTTTACTCCCGTAACCATAGTTAGTCGTCTTCTCGCTAAAATCGGCTGCAAACTTAAATGTATGTGTTATGAAAGCATCAACAAAAAGAGAGTTAGAGTCTATCAAATACTGTCCCCCACAGATCGACGAGAACAAGTATTTAGCCACTGGTTAAACGTAGACCGCCAACGTCCTGGCAATTCCTTGTTTTGGTCTGCCGAGCAAACTCTTAATCTTTCTAGATCAAAAGTTGCTGAGGCAAAACACAACTATCTCCAATTAAGCTTGGATATTTAG
- a CDS encoding M15 family metallopeptidase codes for MKLYHQIPIQECNERLIAIPLENFAVELPHHYMNLGAEYGDKSPYCLRQGVVRALLEAQFLLEKRYLNWKIKIFDAYRPVGVQQFMVNYTYNSLLKKYNLREQQLTAHQCQDLWSQVYRIWAAPSLDKKMPPPHSTGAAVDVTLVNDRGETLDMGGEIDELSERSQPDYYLSHQDGENQQYHFHRQLLNRVMTNAGFQRHPGEWWHFSCGDQMWAWIYNQNNPTEPMVARYGRV; via the coding sequence GTGAAACTATATCATCAAATTCCCATTCAGGAGTGTAACGAACGTCTAATTGCTATACCTTTAGAGAACTTTGCAGTTGAACTTCCTCATCATTACATGAATTTAGGGGCAGAGTATGGCGACAAATCACCATACTGTTTGCGCCAAGGAGTTGTTCGAGCTTTATTAGAAGCGCAATTTCTATTGGAGAAACGTTATCTTAATTGGAAAATTAAGATATTCGATGCCTATCGTCCTGTGGGGGTGCAGCAGTTTATGGTCAACTATACCTATAATTCACTGCTAAAAAAATATAATCTAAGGGAACAACAGTTAACGGCACACCAATGTCAAGACCTATGGAGTCAGGTATATAGAATTTGGGCTGCACCTAGCTTAGATAAAAAGATGCCACCTCCTCATAGTACAGGGGCAGCAGTTGATGTGACTTTAGTTAACGATCGCGGCGAAACTCTAGATATGGGCGGGGAAATTGATGAGCTTTCAGAGCGATCGCAACCAGACTATTATTTAAGCCATCAAGACGGAGAAAATCAGCAGTATCATTTTCATCGTCAATTACTAAATCGGGTAATGACCAATGCTGGCTTTCAAAGACATCCTGGAGAGTGGTGGCATTTTTCTTGTGGCGATCAGATGTGGGCTTGGATTTATAACCAGAATAATCCCACCGAGCCAATGGTGGCACGCTACGGCAGAGTTTAA
- a CDS encoding YqaE/Pmp3 family membrane protein has translation MKLLKIIASIALPPLGVFLTVGVSSALLINILLTLLGYVPGIIHALWIYSKQSEREVNV, from the coding sequence ATGAAACTTTTAAAGATTATTGCTAGTATTGCTTTGCCTCCTTTAGGTGTCTTCTTAACAGTTGGCGTTAGTTCAGCTTTGCTAATTAATATTCTCTTGACACTTTTGGGTTATGTTCCAGGCATTATTCATGCACTCTGGATTTATTCCAAGCAGTCTGAACGTGAAGTTAACGTTTAA
- a CDS encoding phage holin family protein, which produces MLGTLLTLLATALSLLVVDIIFAGVNLANFPAAMVAALVIGGVNSGVRPVLSVLSLPINLLSLGAFTFVINGLCFWLASLFVPGFQVSGLLAFLIAPVVLSFVNTFISNYFSEKFPKLKSN; this is translated from the coding sequence ATGTTAGGAACGCTTTTAACGCTTTTAGCCACAGCCTTGAGTCTTTTAGTGGTTGATATCATTTTTGCTGGAGTCAATTTAGCCAACTTTCCTGCTGCAATGGTAGCCGCGTTAGTTATTGGTGGAGTTAACAGTGGTGTCAGACCAGTCTTATCAGTATTATCTTTGCCAATTAATCTTTTGAGCTTGGGCGCATTTACTTTTGTAATCAACGGCTTGTGTTTCTGGTTGGCTTCTCTTTTCGTACCAGGATTTCAAGTGTCAGGCTTGCTAGCTTTCTTGATTGCCCCTGTAGTACTATCCTTTGTCAACACCTTTATCAGTAACTACTTCTCCGAAAAATTCCCCAAGTTAAAGAGCAACTAA
- the rnhA gene encoding ribonuclease HI: MNLKPKSSRSTSQETIIIYTDGACTGNPGAGGYGAVIIDGDRRKELSGGYKLTTNNRMEMMGAIAALRSLQPNSKVKLHSDSKYIVDAVIKGWAKKWQANGWRRNAKEMAKNPDLWQELLDLCQIHDVQFVWVKAHAGITENERCDRLAVDAAHGSNLEIDEGYAGY; this comes from the coding sequence ATAAATCTCAAACCAAAATCATCTAGATCTACTTCCCAAGAAACCATCATAATTTACACCGATGGAGCTTGTACTGGCAATCCTGGTGCGGGAGGATATGGCGCGGTAATTATAGATGGCGATCGCCGTAAAGAACTCTCTGGAGGCTACAAACTGACTACCAATAACCGTATGGAAATGATGGGCGCGATCGCAGCTTTGAGATCTCTTCAACCCAACTCTAAAGTCAAGCTGCATAGTGACTCCAAATATATTGTTGATGCCGTAATCAAAGGCTGGGCAAAAAAATGGCAGGCTAACGGCTGGCGCAGAAATGCTAAAGAAATGGCGAAAAATCCCGATTTGTGGCAGGAATTACTCGATCTCTGCCAAATACACGATGTTCAATTTGTCTGGGTCAAAGCTCATGCGGGCATAACCGAAAACGAAAGATGCGATCGTCTCGCTGTCGATGCTGCACATGGAAGTAATTTAGAAATTGATGAGGGGTATGCTGGCTATTGA
- a CDS encoding DUF2854 domain-containing protein, giving the protein MLRKIPLAAVGLTVGGILTVVGFYAYAVGMNTLNLAGFFYGIPLLLGGLALKASELKPVPYTVETSPKVQELRSQATITQEQLRKDVTRYRYGQEAHLDESLGKFGLSPTDEERPILVGLQEQSRDGAYTLVMEFYSPFFSLEEWQKRHEKIEKFFGPDINLEITEGEESKIDVSLIKKSS; this is encoded by the coding sequence ATGTTGCGAAAAATACCCTTGGCTGCTGTAGGTTTAACTGTAGGAGGGATTTTAACTGTTGTTGGTTTTTATGCCTATGCCGTGGGCATGAATACTCTTAATTTAGCGGGGTTCTTTTATGGTATTCCTTTGCTATTAGGTGGTTTGGCTCTCAAAGCATCGGAACTAAAACCAGTTCCTTACACCGTTGAAACTAGTCCTAAAGTCCAAGAATTGCGATCGCAAGCAACCATAACTCAAGAACAGTTACGCAAAGACGTGACTCGTTATCGCTACGGACAAGAAGCTCATTTAGATGAATCTTTAGGTAAGTTTGGTTTAAGTCCTACGGATGAAGAAAGACCAATATTGGTCGGTCTCCAAGAACAATCAAGAGATGGTGCTTATACCTTGGTGATGGAATTTTACTCGCCTTTTTTCTCCTTAGAAGAATGGCAGAAAAGACATGAAAAAATAGAAAAGTTTTTTGGTCCCGATATTAATTTAGAAATTACCGAAGGGGAAGAATCCAAAATCGATGTATCTTTGATTAAAAAAAGCTCTTAA
- the psbB gene encoding photosystem II chlorophyll-binding protein CP47, with protein MGLPWYRVHTVVLNDPGRLISVHLMHTALVAGWAGSMALFELATFDPSDAVLNPMWRQGMYVLPFMARLGVDTSWGGWSVTGETGASAGIWSFEGVAIAHIILSGLLFLAAVWHWVYWDLELFVDQRTGQPALDLPKMFGIHLFLSGLLCFGFGAFHLTGLWGPGMWVSDAFGVTGHVQPVAPEWGPGGFNPFNPGGVVAHHIAAGIVGIIAGLFHLSVRPPERLYKALRMGNIETVLSSSIAAVFFAAFVVTGTMWYGNATTPIELFGPTRYQWDQGYFQQEIQRRVETSLDDGLTRSEAWSKIPEKLAFYDYVGNSPAKGGLFRTGSMDSGDGIAQEWLGHAVFTDSEGRELSVRRMPNFFETFPVVLTDADGVVRADIPFRRAESKLSVEQSGVSIAFYGGALDGQTFDDPATVKKYARRAQLGEAFVFDTESLGSDGVFRTSPRGWFTFGHAVFALFFFFGHIWHGSRTLYRDVFAGVDPELEEEQVEWGFYQKVGDKSTRSKQEA; from the coding sequence ATGGGACTACCTTGGTATCGAGTTCATACAGTCGTTCTGAATGATCCAGGAAGGCTAATCTCTGTTCATCTAATGCACACTGCGTTAGTAGCAGGTTGGGCAGGTTCTATGGCTCTGTTTGAGCTAGCAACTTTTGATCCTAGTGATGCTGTATTAAACCCAATGTGGCGACAAGGTATGTATGTATTACCTTTTATGGCTCGTTTGGGTGTTGACACATCTTGGGGTGGTTGGAGTGTCACTGGTGAAACTGGTGCAAGTGCTGGAATTTGGTCTTTTGAAGGAGTAGCGATCGCTCATATCATTTTATCTGGCTTACTGTTTTTAGCAGCAGTATGGCATTGGGTTTATTGGGATTTGGAGCTATTCGTAGACCAGCGTACTGGTCAACCAGCTTTGGATTTACCAAAAATGTTTGGTATTCATTTATTTTTATCTGGTCTACTCTGCTTTGGTTTTGGTGCATTCCACCTTACAGGTTTATGGGGTCCAGGAATGTGGGTTTCAGATGCTTTTGGGGTAACTGGTCATGTTCAACCAGTAGCACCCGAATGGGGACCAGGAGGATTCAACCCCTTCAATCCTGGTGGTGTGGTAGCTCACCACATTGCAGCGGGCATTGTGGGTATTATTGCTGGACTTTTCCACCTCAGCGTTCGACCTCCCGAAAGACTTTATAAAGCTTTGCGGATGGGGAATATCGAAACTGTACTTTCTAGCAGTATTGCAGCGGTATTTTTTGCAGCTTTCGTGGTTACAGGCACAATGTGGTATGGAAACGCCACAACCCCCATTGAATTATTCGGACCTACTCGTTATCAGTGGGATCAGGGATATTTCCAACAAGAAATACAACGTCGAGTAGAAACTAGCTTAGATGATGGTTTAACTCGTTCGGAAGCATGGTCTAAAATTCCTGAGAAATTAGCATTTTATGACTATGTAGGCAATAGTCCTGCTAAAGGTGGTTTGTTTCGTACAGGCTCCATGGATAGTGGAGACGGTATTGCTCAAGAATGGTTGGGACACGCTGTCTTTACTGATAGCGAAGGTCGTGAGCTAAGCGTTCGTCGTATGCCTAACTTCTTTGAAACATTCCCTGTTGTCTTGACTGACGCTGATGGCGTTGTCAGAGCAGATATTCCTTTCCGTCGTGCAGAGTCTAAACTCAGCGTTGAGCAAAGTGGCGTTAGCATTGCTTTCTACGGTGGTGCTTTAGATGGTCAAACTTTTGATGATCCTGCAACCGTTAAGAAATATGCCCGCAGAGCACAGCTAGGTGAAGCTTTTGTCTTTGATACTGAAAGCTTAGGCTCAGACGGTGTATTCCGTACTAGTCCTCGTGGTTGGTTTACTTTCGGACACGCTGTGTTTGCTTTATTCTTCTTCTTTGGTCACATTTGGCATGGTTCTCGTACACTGTACAGAGACGTATTTGCTGGTGTTGACCCTGAGCTTGAAGAAGAACAGGTAGAATGGGGTTTCTATCAAAAAGTGGGTGATAAATCTACTCGCAGCAAACAGGAAGCTTAG
- a CDS encoding photosystem II reaction center protein T, producing MEAVAYILVLAMGISVLFFAIAFREPPRIEK from the coding sequence ATGGAAGCTGTTGCATATATTCTAGTTTTGGCTATGGGGATCTCAGTTCTCTTTTTTGCGATCGCTTTTCGTGAACCACCCCGTATCGAAAAATAA